From Pectobacterium carotovorum, one genomic window encodes:
- the zapG gene encoding Z-ring associated protein ZapG: MTWEYALIGLVVGIIIGAVAMRFGNRKLRQQQVLQNELEKSKTELEDYRQELVGHFARSAELLDNMADDYRQLYQHMAKSSNNLLPNVPGQDNPFKYRLTESEADNDQAPVNMPPRDYSDGASGLLRGERPIRK; encoded by the coding sequence ATGACTTGGGAGTATGCGCTGATAGGTTTAGTAGTCGGTATTATTATTGGTGCTGTAGCCATGCGCTTTGGTAACCGTAAGCTGCGGCAACAGCAGGTACTGCAGAATGAGCTGGAGAAAAGCAAAACCGAACTGGAAGACTATCGTCAGGAACTGGTTGGTCACTTCGCCCGCAGTGCGGAGCTATTGGATAACATGGCGGATGATTATCGTCAGCTTTATCAGCACATGGCGAAAAGCTCCAATAACCTGTTACCTAACGTTCCCGGCCAGGATAATCCGTTTAAATATCGTCTGACCGAATCCGAAGCGGATAACGATCAGGCTCCGGTGAACATGCCACCGCGTGATTATTCCGACGGTGCATCAGGCCTGCTGCGGGGCGAACGCCCGATTCGCAAGTAA
- the zapE gene encoding cell division protein ZapE: MATPQTTRQQTTPLARYQQALSAGEYQPDEVQRQTVVRLEAIHQALCERAADDNAGASGRVGKWRSWLGLREKRESAPVQGLYMWGGVGRGKTWLMDMFFHSLPAERKMRLHFHRFMLRVHEELNQFQGQENPLEKVADGFKAETDVLCFDEFFVSDITDAMLLAELLRALFARGIALVATSNIPPDDLYRNGLQRARFLPAIELIKQHCEVRNVDAGIDYRLRTLTQAHLYLSPLNEETEATMQQMFTRLTGKRWQTPGPVLEINHRPLATLGVSDGVLAVDFHTLCTEARSQNDYIALSRLYHTMLLHNVTVMETKEENTARRFLALVDECYERRIKLIISAQASMFEIYQGEHLKFEYQRCLSRLQEMQSEEYLRQPHLA; encoded by the coding sequence ATGGCTACTCCACAGACAACACGGCAGCAAACAACACCCTTGGCACGTTATCAGCAGGCGCTTTCCGCTGGTGAATATCAGCCGGATGAGGTGCAGCGGCAAACGGTTGTGCGCCTGGAAGCGATACATCAGGCGCTATGCGAACGTGCTGCTGATGACAATGCAGGGGCATCCGGCCGCGTGGGAAAATGGCGTAGCTGGCTTGGGCTACGTGAGAAACGTGAATCTGCGCCAGTCCAAGGGTTGTATATGTGGGGCGGCGTCGGGCGCGGTAAAACCTGGCTGATGGATATGTTTTTTCACAGCTTGCCCGCTGAGCGCAAAATGCGCCTGCATTTTCATCGTTTTATGCTGCGTGTGCATGAAGAACTGAACCAGTTTCAGGGGCAGGAAAATCCGTTGGAAAAAGTGGCCGACGGTTTTAAAGCGGAAACCGACGTGCTGTGTTTCGATGAATTCTTCGTCTCTGATATTACCGACGCGATGCTGCTGGCTGAGCTGCTGCGTGCGCTGTTTGCCCGCGGCATTGCGCTGGTGGCGACATCAAATATTCCGCCGGACGATCTCTACCGCAATGGATTACAACGCGCCCGTTTTCTTCCTGCGATTGAGCTGATTAAACAGCACTGTGAAGTGCGTAATGTCGATGCAGGTATCGATTATCGTTTGCGCACACTGACACAGGCACACCTTTATCTGTCTCCGTTGAATGAAGAGACCGAGGCCACGATGCAGCAGATGTTTACCCGCCTGACGGGGAAACGCTGGCAGACGCCGGGGCCGGTGCTGGAGATCAATCATCGCCCGTTGGCGACACTCGGCGTGAGTGATGGCGTGCTGGCGGTCGATTTCCACACGTTGTGTACCGAAGCGCGCAGCCAGAATGATTACATTGCGCTTTCGCGTCTCTACCACACGATGCTGCTGCACAATGTGACGGTGATGGAAACGAAGGAAGAAAACACCGCTCGTCGTTTTCTTGCGCTGGTGGACGAGTGCTACGAGCGTCGCATCAAATTGATTATTTCTGCGCAGGCATCCATGTTTGAGATTTATCAGGGGGAACACCTGAAATTTGAATATCAACGTTGTCTATCCCGTTTGCAGGAAATGCAAAGCGAAGAGTACTTGCGACAGCCCCATTTGGCGTAA
- the rplM gene encoding 50S ribosomal protein L13 — MKTFTAKPETVKRDWYVVDANGKTLGRLATELARRLRGKHKAEYTPHVDTGDYIIVLNADKVAVTGNKRNDKIYYHHTGHIGGIKQATFEEMIARRPERVIEIAVKGMLPKGPLGRAMFRKLKVYAGTEHNHAAQQPQVLDI; from the coding sequence ATGAAAACTTTTACAGCTAAACCAGAGACCGTAAAACGCGACTGGTACGTTGTTGATGCGAACGGTAAAACTTTAGGCCGTCTCGCTACTGAACTGGCTCGTCGTCTGCGCGGCAAGCATAAAGCGGAATACACCCCGCACGTTGATACAGGTGATTACATCATCGTTCTGAACGCTGACAAAGTTGCTGTAACTGGCAACAAGCGTAACGACAAGATTTATTATCACCACACCGGCCACATCGGTGGTATCAAACAAGCGACCTTTGAAGAGATGATTGCCCGCCGTCCTGAGCGTGTGATTGAAATCGCGGTTAAAGGCATGCTGCCGAAGGGCCCGTTGGGTCGTGCTATGTTCCGTAAACTGAAGGTTTACGCGGGCACCGAGCACAATCACGCGGCACAGCAACCGCAAGTTCTGGACATTTAA
- the rpsI gene encoding 30S ribosomal protein S9, whose product MAENQYYGTGRRKSSAARVFIKPGNGNIVINQRSLEQYFGRETARMVVRQPLELVDMVEKLDLYITVKGGGISGQAGAIRHGITRALMEYDESLRSELRKAGFVTRDARQVERKKVGLRKARRRPQFSKR is encoded by the coding sequence ATGGCTGAAAATCAATACTACGGCACTGGTCGCCGCAAAAGCTCCGCCGCTCGCGTGTTCATCAAACCGGGCAACGGTAACATCGTTATCAACCAGCGTAGTCTGGAACAGTACTTCGGTCGCGAAACTGCCCGCATGGTAGTTCGTCAGCCGCTGGAACTGGTCGACATGGTTGAGAAACTGGATCTGTACATCACCGTTAAAGGTGGTGGTATCTCTGGTCAGGCTGGTGCGATCCGTCACGGTATCACCCGCGCTCTGATGGAGTATGATGAGTCTCTGCGTAGCGAACTGCGTAAAGCTGGCTTCGTTACTCGTGATGCTCGTCAGGTTGAACGTAAGAAAGTCGGCCTGCGTAAAGCACGTCGTCGTCCTCAGTTCTCCAAGCGTTAA
- the sspA gene encoding stringent starvation protein SspA, with translation MAVAANKRSVMTLFSGPSDIFSHQVRIVLAEKGVSVEIEQVDMDNLPQDLIDLNPYGSVPTLVDRELTLYESRIIMEYLDERFPHPPLMPVYPVARGNSRLMMHRIESDWYSLLKKITHGSAQEADAARKQLREELLAIAPVFNEAPYFMSEEFSLVDCYLAPLLWRLPQLGIELSGSGAKELKGYMTRVFERDAFLASLTEVEREMRLQTRG, from the coding sequence ATGGCTGTCGCTGCCAACAAACGTTCGGTAATGACGCTGTTTTCTGGTCCATCCGACATTTTTAGCCATCAGGTGCGCATCGTATTGGCGGAAAAAGGTGTGAGTGTCGAGATTGAGCAGGTAGACATGGATAATCTGCCTCAGGATCTTATTGACCTCAATCCTTACGGTTCCGTGCCGACGCTGGTCGATCGCGAACTGACGCTCTATGAATCACGCATTATCATGGAGTATCTGGATGAACGTTTTCCTCATCCGCCGTTAATGCCTGTCTATCCGGTTGCGCGCGGTAATAGCCGCCTGATGATGCATCGCATTGAGAGCGACTGGTATTCTTTACTGAAGAAAATTACCCATGGCAGTGCGCAGGAAGCGGACGCGGCGCGTAAGCAACTGCGTGAAGAGCTGCTGGCCATTGCCCCGGTGTTCAATGAAGCGCCTTATTTCATGAGCGAAGAGTTCAGTCTGGTGGATTGCTATCTGGCTCCGCTGCTGTGGCGTCTGCCGCAGTTAGGCATTGAACTGAGTGGTTCGGGCGCGAAAGAGCTGAAAGGCTACATGACTCGCGTCTTTGAGCGTGATGCGTTCCTGGCTTCCCTGACGGAAGTGGAACGTGAAATGCGTTTGCAAACCCGAGGTTAA
- the sspB gene encoding ClpXP protease specificity-enhancing factor, which yields MALSQLSPRRPYLLRAFYDWLLDNQLTPHLVVDVTLPGVMVPMEFARDGQIVLNIAPRAVGGLELADDSVRFNARFGGVPRQVYVPMAAVMAIYARENGAGTMFEPEPAYEESAGEFEDFQEGAPSSGTVISIVESPPDSEAPDDGPGSDDEPPQPPKGGRPSLRVVK from the coding sequence ATGGCGTTGTCTCAACTGTCTCCGCGTCGTCCGTATTTATTACGGGCTTTTTATGATTGGTTGCTGGATAACCAATTAACGCCTCATCTGGTGGTAGATGTCACTCTGCCGGGTGTTATGGTGCCGATGGAGTTCGCCCGTGACGGCCAGATCGTGCTGAATATCGCACCGCGCGCTGTTGGCGGCCTTGAGTTAGCTGATGACAGCGTTCGTTTCAATGCCCGTTTTGGCGGCGTACCGCGCCAGGTCTACGTGCCGATGGCGGCCGTAATGGCGATTTATGCGCGTGAGAACGGGGCTGGAACGATGTTTGAGCCTGAACCTGCTTACGAAGAATCAGCAGGTGAATTTGAAGACTTCCAGGAAGGCGCTCCCTCTTCAGGGACGGTGATATCGATTGTCGAGAGTCCGCCTGATTCTGAAGCCCCTGACGATGGCCCCGGTTCTGATGATGAACCGCCACAGCCGCCTAAAGGTGGCAGACCGTCGCTGCGGGTTGTTAAATAA
- a CDS encoding (S)-acetoin forming diacetyl reductase — protein sequence MTVEVALVTGAGQGIGRAIALRLAADGFAVAIVDYNQETARSVAQEIEKAGGQAIALQADVADREAVFAAVAATKKRFGDFNVIVNNAGVAPSTLIEDITPEVIDRVYNINVKGVIWGIQAALDAFKSLGHGGKIINACSQAGHVGNPELAVYSSSKFAVRGLTQTAARDLAPLGITVNGYCPGIVKTPMWDEIDRKISESAGKPRGYATEEFAKRITLGRLSEPEDVAACVSYLASHDSDYMTGQSLLIDGGMVFS from the coding sequence ATGACAGTCGAAGTAGCCCTTGTAACAGGAGCCGGTCAAGGTATTGGCCGCGCTATTGCTCTCAGACTGGCGGCCGACGGTTTTGCCGTCGCCATCGTGGACTACAATCAGGAAACGGCGCGCAGTGTGGCGCAGGAAATCGAAAAAGCTGGCGGACAGGCCATCGCGCTACAGGCAGACGTCGCGGATCGTGAGGCCGTTTTTGCTGCCGTTGCCGCAACCAAAAAGCGCTTTGGTGACTTTAACGTCATCGTCAATAACGCCGGCGTTGCCCCCTCAACGCTGATTGAAGACATCACGCCGGAAGTCATCGATCGCGTGTATAACATCAACGTCAAAGGCGTTATCTGGGGCATTCAGGCGGCGCTCGATGCCTTTAAATCTCTGGGGCACGGCGGAAAAATCATCAATGCCTGCTCGCAGGCCGGACATGTGGGCAACCCTGAGCTCGCCGTCTACAGCTCAAGTAAATTTGCGGTTCGCGGTCTGACACAAACTGCCGCACGCGATTTAGCGCCGCTAGGCATCACCGTCAACGGTTACTGTCCAGGTATCGTAAAAACGCCAATGTGGGATGAGATCGATCGAAAGATCTCCGAGTCCGCAGGGAAACCGCGTGGCTATGCGACAGAAGAATTCGCCAAACGCATTACGCTGGGTCGCCTTTCCGAACCAGAAGATGTCGCGGCCTGCGTCTCCTATCTGGCCAGCCACGATTCCGACTATATGACGGGGCAATCGCTATTGATTGATGGCGGAATGGTGTTCAGTTAA
- a CDS encoding GFA family protein, with translation MHQGRCLCGGVTISTTHSVSDVSACHCGMCQTWGGGPLMSVECTDPAIEIKGEENITVWPSSEWAERGFCRVCGTHLFYRLRGGNAYHIPAGFFADETDKTLISQIYIDKKPGYYSFVEKTPTLTEQDIIALYAGKD, from the coding sequence ATGCATCAAGGTCGTTGTTTATGCGGCGGGGTGACGATTTCCACGACGCACTCGGTGAGTGATGTCAGCGCGTGCCATTGTGGAATGTGCCAGACGTGGGGCGGTGGACCGTTGATGTCCGTCGAATGCACGGATCCGGCGATTGAGATAAAAGGCGAGGAGAACATTACGGTCTGGCCGTCATCGGAATGGGCCGAACGCGGTTTTTGCCGTGTGTGTGGAACGCATCTGTTTTACCGACTGCGTGGCGGTAATGCCTATCATATTCCAGCGGGATTTTTTGCTGACGAGACGGATAAGACGCTGATATCACAAATTTATATTGATAAGAAACCGGGTTACTACTCATTTGTTGAGAAGACACCGACGCTGACGGAGCAGGATATTATCGCGCTTTATGCAGGTAAAGATTGA
- a CDS encoding glutamate synthase small subunit has translation MSQNVYQFIDLQRVDPPKKPLKIRKIEFVEIYEPFSESQSKAQADRCLACGNPYCEWKCPVHNYIPNWLKLANEGRIIEAAELSHQTNSLPEVCGRVCPQDRLCEGSCTLNDEFGAVTIGNIERYINDKAIEMGWKPSVANVKPTGKRVAIIGAGPAGLACADVLARNGVQAVVFDRHPEIGGLLTFGIPSFKLEKEVMVKRREIFTEMGIEFRLNTEVGKDVQMKALLDEYDAVFLGVGTYQSMRGGLDNEDAQGVYDALPFLIANTKQLMGFEAAADEPYVSMQGKRVVVLGGGDTAMDCVRTSIRQGSTHVTCAYRRDEENMPGSKREVKNAREEGVEFKFNLQPLSVEINGAGKVCGVKMARTALGAPDANGRRRPEIVEGSEHVLEADAVIMAFGFRPHKMAWLAEHDVKLDDQGRIVAPESCDNAFQTSNPKIFAGGDAVRGSDLVVTAIAEGRKAADGIMNYLEV, from the coding sequence ATGAGTCAGAATGTTTACCAGTTTATCGACTTACAGCGCGTTGATCCGCCCAAGAAACCGCTGAAGATTCGTAAAATTGAATTTGTTGAGATCTACGAGCCGTTCTCAGAAAGCCAGTCCAAAGCCCAGGCAGACCGCTGCCTGGCGTGCGGCAACCCTTACTGTGAGTGGAAATGTCCGGTACATAACTACATCCCGAACTGGCTGAAGCTGGCGAACGAAGGCCGCATTATCGAAGCAGCTGAGTTATCGCACCAGACCAACAGCCTGCCGGAAGTCTGCGGTCGCGTGTGTCCGCAGGATCGTCTGTGTGAAGGCTCCTGTACGCTGAATGATGAGTTCGGCGCGGTCACCATCGGCAACATCGAGCGCTATATCAATGATAAAGCGATAGAGATGGGTTGGAAGCCAAGCGTTGCCAACGTCAAACCGACCGGCAAACGCGTGGCTATCATTGGTGCTGGCCCGGCAGGGCTGGCCTGTGCCGATGTACTGGCGCGCAATGGCGTACAGGCCGTCGTCTTCGATCGTCATCCCGAGATCGGTGGCTTACTGACCTTCGGTATCCCCTCTTTCAAGCTGGAAAAAGAGGTGATGGTGAAACGTCGTGAGATTTTCACCGAGATGGGCATCGAATTCCGCCTGAACACCGAAGTCGGCAAAGACGTGCAGATGAAAGCGCTGCTGGATGAATATGATGCCGTCTTCCTCGGCGTCGGCACCTATCAGTCTATGCGTGGCGGATTGGACAATGAAGATGCTCAGGGTGTCTACGATGCGCTGCCGTTCCTGATTGCCAACACCAAGCAACTGATGGGCTTTGAAGCCGCAGCAGACGAGCCTTACGTCAGCATGCAAGGTAAACGCGTTGTGGTGCTGGGCGGTGGTGACACCGCGATGGACTGCGTGCGTACCTCGATTCGCCAGGGTTCAACGCACGTTACCTGCGCCTATCGTCGTGATGAAGAGAACATGCCGGGTTCCAAACGCGAAGTGAAAAACGCGCGTGAAGAAGGCGTCGAGTTCAAATTCAACCTGCAACCGTTAAGCGTCGAAATCAACGGCGCGGGCAAAGTGTGCGGCGTGAAAATGGCGCGGACTGCGCTGGGTGCACCGGATGCCAACGGGCGTCGCCGTCCTGAAATCGTAGAGGGTTCCGAGCACGTTCTGGAAGCCGATGCAGTCATCATGGCGTTCGGTTTCCGTCCGCATAAAATGGCGTGGTTGGCAGAACATGACGTCAAGCTGGACGATCAGGGTCGCATTGTCGCACCGGAAAGCTGCGATAACGCCTTCCAGACCAGCAACCCGAAAATTTTTGCGGGCGGCGATGCAGTACGCGGTTCCGACCTGGTGGTCACCGCCATCGCAGAAGGCCGTAAAGCCGCTGACGGTATCATGAACTATCTGGAAGTGTAA
- the gltB gene encoding glutamate synthase large subunit, with protein sequence MLYDASQERDNCGFGLIAHIEGEPSHKVVRTAIHALARMQHRGAILADGKTGDGCGLLLQKPDRFFRLVAEEHGWRLAKNYAVGMMFLNQDEELARATRRIVEEELQNETLSVLGWREVPTNPDVLGEIALSSMPRIEQIFVNAPAGWRQRDMERRLFMARRRIEKRIEDKDFYVCSFSNLVTIYKGLCMPADLPRFYLDLADLRLESSICLFHQRFSTNTVPRWPLAQPFRYLAHNGEINTIAGNRQWARARAYKFKTPLIPDLQDAAPFVNETGSDSSSLDNMLELFLSGGMDIIRAMRLLVPPAWQNNPDMDPELRAFFDFNSMHMEPWDGPAGIVMSDGRYAACNLDRNGLRPARYVITKDKLITCASEVGIWDYQPDEVVEKGRVGPGELMVIDTRSGRILHSAETDNDLKSRHPYKEWMEKNVKRLVPFEELPDDQVGSREFNDDLLETYQKQYGYSSEELDQVIRVLGENGQEATGSMGDDTPFAVLSSRPRIIYDYFRQQFAQVTNPPIDPLREAHVMSLATSIGREMNVFCEAEGQAHRLSFKSPILLYSDFTQLTSQDELHYRADTLDLTFDPSQQTLQQTIEKLCDEAESKVRDGAVLLVLSDRGISESRLPVPAPMAVGAVQRRLVEKSLRCDANIIVETASARDPHHFAVLLGFGATAIYPYLAYETLARMVDNHTIDKPYRAVMLNYRNGINKGLYKIMSKMGISTIASYRCSKLFEAVGLHKDVSTQCFLGVVSRIGGANYSDFEQDLLNLSKRAWLKRKTLEQGGLLKFVHGGEYHAYNPDVVTTLQTAVKTGEYSDYEQYAKLVNERPAATLRDLLALKPQEGAAIAIDSVEPASEMFKRFDTAAMSIGALSPEAHESLAEAMNGLGGFSNSGEGGEDPARYGTNKVSRIKQVASGRFGVTPAYLVNADVIQIKVAQGAKPGEGGQLPGDKVTPYIARLRYSVPGVTLISPPPHHDIYSIEDLAQLIFDLKQVNPKAMISVKLVSEPGVGTIATGVAKAYADLITIAGYDGGTGASPLSSVKYAGCPWELGLVETQQALVSNGLRHKIRLQVDGGLKTGLDIVKAAILGAESFGFGTGPMVALGCKYLRICHLNNCATGVATQDEKLRRDHYHGLPERVTNYFQFIAHETRVLMAELGVSRLVDLIGRTDLLVELDGFSAKQNKLDLSPLLHAAQPQPGKALYCTESNLSFDKGLLNKELLAQAQPHIDSKQGKALYFDIRNTDRSVGATLSGAIAEKHGDQGLAGDPIKAHFSGTAGQSFGVWNAGGVELKLTGDANDYVGKGMAGGSISVRPPVGSAFRSHEASIIGNTCLYGATGGKLFAAGRAGERFAVRNSGCITVVEGIGDNGCEYMTGGIVCVLGRTGVNFGAGMTGGFAYVLDEDGEFRKRVNPELVEVLDVEELAIHEEHLRGLITEHVQNTGSHRGEEILANWPTWAPKFALVKPKSSDVKALLGHRSRSAAELRVQAQ encoded by the coding sequence ATGTTGTACGATGCATCCCAAGAGAGAGATAACTGTGGTTTCGGATTAATCGCCCATATAGAAGGTGAGCCGAGCCACAAAGTAGTGCGTACCGCGATTCACGCACTCGCACGCATGCAGCACCGTGGCGCAATCCTTGCTGACGGCAAGACTGGCGACGGCTGCGGTTTATTACTTCAGAAGCCAGACCGTTTCTTTCGTCTGGTAGCGGAAGAGCATGGCTGGCGCTTAGCCAAAAACTACGCCGTTGGCATGATGTTTCTCAATCAGGACGAAGAGCTGGCTCGCGCCACGCGTCGGATTGTAGAAGAAGAGTTGCAGAACGAAACGCTGTCCGTACTGGGCTGGCGTGAAGTGCCGACCAACCCGGATGTACTGGGTGAAATCGCCCTGTCATCCATGCCGCGTATTGAGCAAATTTTCGTTAACGCCCCCGCTGGCTGGCGTCAACGTGATATGGAACGCCGTTTGTTCATGGCGCGCCGCCGTATCGAAAAGCGTATCGAAGATAAAGACTTCTACGTTTGTAGCTTCTCCAATCTGGTCACGATCTATAAAGGTCTGTGTATGCCGGCGGATCTGCCGCGCTTCTACCTCGATCTGGCCGATCTGCGTCTGGAATCCTCGATCTGTCTGTTCCACCAGCGTTTCTCAACCAACACCGTGCCACGCTGGCCGCTGGCGCAGCCGTTCCGCTATCTGGCGCACAACGGTGAGATCAACACCATTGCCGGTAACCGCCAATGGGCACGCGCGCGCGCTTACAAATTCAAAACCCCGCTGATCCCAGACTTGCAGGATGCCGCGCCGTTCGTCAACGAAACCGGCTCTGACTCCAGCTCGCTGGATAACATGCTGGAACTGTTCCTGAGCGGCGGGATGGATATCATCCGCGCTATGCGCCTGCTGGTTCCGCCAGCCTGGCAGAACAACCCGGATATGGATCCTGAACTGCGCGCCTTCTTCGACTTTAACTCCATGCACATGGAACCGTGGGATGGCCCAGCCGGTATCGTGATGTCCGACGGGCGCTATGCCGCCTGTAACCTGGATCGTAACGGCCTGCGCCCTGCGCGCTACGTCATAACCAAAGACAAGCTGATCACCTGCGCGTCTGAAGTCGGTATCTGGGATTATCAGCCGGATGAAGTGGTTGAAAAAGGCCGCGTTGGTCCGGGCGAACTGATGGTGATCGACACCCGCAGCGGCCGTATCCTGCACTCTGCCGAAACCGATAACGACCTGAAAAGCCGCCATCCTTACAAAGAGTGGATGGAGAAAAACGTTAAGCGTCTGGTGCCGTTTGAAGAGTTGCCGGACGATCAGGTCGGCAGCCGTGAATTCAACGACGATCTGCTGGAAACCTACCAGAAACAGTACGGCTACAGCAGTGAAGAGCTGGATCAGGTCATTCGCGTACTGGGCGAAAACGGTCAGGAAGCCACGGGGTCGATGGGCGATGACACGCCGTTCGCCGTGCTGTCCAGCCGTCCACGCATCATTTATGACTACTTCCGTCAGCAGTTCGCGCAGGTAACCAACCCGCCGATCGACCCACTGCGTGAAGCACATGTCATGTCGCTGGCGACCAGCATCGGCCGTGAAATGAACGTGTTCTGTGAAGCGGAAGGTCAGGCTCACCGTCTGAGCTTTAAATCACCGATCCTGCTTTACTCCGACTTCACCCAGCTGACGTCGCAGGATGAACTGCACTATCGCGCCGACACGCTGGATCTGACGTTTGATCCGTCGCAGCAAACGCTGCAACAGACCATCGAAAAACTGTGTGACGAAGCAGAAAGCAAAGTCAGAGACGGTGCCGTTCTGCTGGTGCTGTCCGACCGTGGCATTAGCGAATCACGCCTGCCTGTCCCTGCGCCGATGGCTGTGGGTGCCGTTCAGCGCCGTCTGGTGGAAAAGAGCCTGCGCTGTGATGCCAACATCATTGTTGAAACCGCCAGTGCACGTGACCCGCACCACTTTGCCGTGCTGTTAGGCTTTGGTGCGACGGCTATCTACCCTTACCTCGCCTACGAAACGCTGGCGCGGATGGTGGATAACCACACCATCGACAAACCTTATCGTGCCGTGATGCTGAACTACCGTAACGGCATCAACAAAGGCCTGTACAAAATTATGTCCAAAATGGGCATCTCGACGATTGCGTCTTATCGCTGCTCCAAGCTGTTTGAAGCTGTGGGCCTGCATAAAGATGTATCGACGCAATGCTTCCTGGGCGTCGTCAGCCGCATCGGCGGTGCAAACTACAGCGACTTCGAGCAGGATCTGCTGAATCTGTCTAAGCGTGCCTGGCTGAAACGTAAAACGCTGGAACAGGGCGGCCTGCTGAAATTTGTTCACGGCGGCGAATACCATGCCTACAACCCGGATGTCGTCACCACGCTGCAAACTGCGGTGAAAACCGGGGAGTACAGCGATTACGAGCAATACGCCAAACTGGTTAACGAGCGTCCAGCGGCCACATTACGCGACCTGCTGGCGCTGAAACCGCAAGAAGGCGCGGCCATCGCGATAGACAGCGTTGAACCGGCCTCTGAAATGTTCAAACGCTTCGATACCGCGGCCATGTCCATCGGCGCACTCAGCCCGGAAGCCCATGAATCGTTGGCTGAGGCGATGAACGGACTGGGCGGCTTCTCCAACTCCGGTGAAGGTGGCGAAGACCCGGCGCGCTACGGTACCAATAAAGTGTCCCGTATCAAGCAGGTTGCTTCTGGCCGCTTTGGTGTGACGCCAGCCTATCTGGTTAACGCCGATGTGATTCAGATTAAAGTGGCGCAGGGCGCGAAGCCGGGCGAAGGCGGTCAGTTACCGGGTGATAAAGTCACGCCGTACATTGCTCGTCTGCGTTATTCCGTGCCAGGCGTGACGCTGATTTCACCACCGCCGCACCACGACATTTACTCTATCGAAGATCTGGCTCAGCTGATTTTCGATCTGAAGCAGGTCAACCCGAAAGCGATGATTTCGGTAAAACTGGTGTCCGAACCGGGCGTCGGAACTATCGCTACAGGTGTTGCCAAGGCGTATGCCGATCTGATCACCATCGCTGGTTACGACGGCGGTACCGGTGCCAGCCCGCTGTCTTCCGTGAAATACGCGGGCTGCCCGTGGGAACTGGGTCTGGTAGAAACACAGCAGGCTTTGGTATCCAACGGTCTGCGCCACAAAATCCGCCTTCAGGTGGACGGTGGCCTGAAAACCGGTCTGGATATCGTCAAAGCAGCCATTCTGGGTGCGGAAAGCTTCGGCTTCGGCACTGGGCCGATGGTTGCGCTGGGCTGTAAATACCTGCGTATCTGTCACCTGAACAACTGTGCGACAGGCGTTGCAACGCAGGATGAGAAGCTGCGCCGCGATCACTACCACGGTCTGCCTGAGCGTGTAACCAACTACTTCCAGTTCATCGCGCATGAAACTCGCGTACTGATGGCAGAGCTGGGCGTCAGCCGTCTGGTCGATCTGATCGGTCGTACCGATTTGTTGGTTGAACTTGACGGTTTCAGTGCGAAGCAGAACAAGCTGGATCTGTCGCCGCTGCTGCACGCTGCACAGCCTCAGCCGGGCAAAGCGCTGTACTGCACTGAAAGCAATCTGTCGTTCGACAAAGGTTTGTTGAACAAAGAGCTGCTGGCGCAGGCACAGCCACACATCGATTCGAAACAGGGCAAAGCGCTCTACTTCGATATCCGCAACACCGATCGCTCCGTCGGCGCGACGCTGTCCGGCGCGATTGCCGAGAAACATGGCGATCAAGGGCTGGCAGGCGATCCGATTAAAGCTCACTTCTCCGGTACCGCAGGGCAAAGCTTTGGCGTCTGGAACGCCGGCGGCGTGGAACTGAAACTAACCGGCGATGCCAACGACTACGTGGGCAAAGGCATGGCAGGCGGCAGCATCTCCGTGCGTCCTCCGGTGGGTTCAGCCTTCCGCAGCCACGAAGCCAGCATCATCGGTAACACCTGCCTCTACGGCGCTACCGGCGGTAAGCTGTTTGCCGCAGGTCGTGCGGGTGAACGTTTCGCCGTACGTAACTCCGGCTGTATCACCGTGGTAGAAGGCATCGGCGATAACGGCTGTGAATACATGACGGGCGGTATCGTCTGCGTACTGGGCCGTACCGGCGTGAACTTTGGCGCAGGTATGACCGGTGGATTCGCCTATGTACTGGATGAAGACGGTGAATTCCGCAAACGCGTTAACCCGGAACTGGTGGAAGTGCTGGATGTCGAAGAACTGGCTATTCATGAAGAGCATCTTCGTGGCCTGATCACCGAGCACGTGCAGAATACCGGTTCACACCGCGGAGAAGAGATCCTCGCTAACTGGCCGACCTGGGCACCGAAATTTGCTCTGGTGAAACCGAAGTCAAGTGATGTGAAGGCATTGTTGGGTCACCGTAGTCGTTCCGCAGCCGAGCTGCGGGTTCAGGCGCAGTAA